The genomic DNA TTTCGCGATCGTCCTGCTGGGCTTTAGCATCCGGCAATTTCGGAATCAGTTAAGCTGACGCCGCGATGATTTTAGCGTCCTTTGTTCTGGCTCATCTGCCGCAAAACCTCCATCGCACGCTCGCCATCCTCCAGTTTCACGAACAAATGATCGTGATAGAAAGCCGCGACTATATTGCAGCTAATTCTCTCAGCGGCAAGTGCTTGGGAAACGGCTGCGGTGAGTCCGATCGCTTCTAGAGAAGAGTGAATGATGAGGGTAATCCAGGCAGCGATGAAGGAGTAGCTTAAATTCAGCTTATCTGCCTCCACCTGAGGGAGGATTAGGGTTGTTCCTTCAGCTTCCTGGAACAGGCAAACGGGATGGAGTGCAGCAGGAATTGCATCGGGCGGTAATGAGCAGAAA from Leptolyngbya ohadii IS1 includes the following:
- a CDS encoding ACT domain-containing protein, with protein sequence MSGETAIERLIREMQPKLNSGAYVFCSLPPDAIPAALHPVCLFQEAEGTTLILPQVEADKLNLSYSFIAAWITLIIHSSLEAIGLTAAVSQALAAERISCNIVAAFYHDHLFVKLEDGERAMEVLRQMSQNKGR